In the Staphylococcus condimenti genome, one interval contains:
- a CDS encoding PD-(D/E)XK nuclease family protein → MDKNEAALLEFLKDIDVLQEVEKFSNQFNVFEILGVVNTEIRHSNMLAWLLNPKEIHGLDESFIKKLIQIYINSFYKPDYQKNTFKLLLSNFEDAIVLREWNNIDLLVISEQNKTVITIENKIWSKESQHQLKKYQQVIDREFPDYEKLFIFLTPNGDEASDIETWHHISYKDISEGINEILVSKENTLNKETSDFINQYLNILRRYILGDEELEKICNDIYFKHKRALDLIFEYKPDILNDISEMLQKLIVEKETLVADYSSKRFIRFTTQELDQKIPLNETSNKWTASRRMLLIEVKNIDKATSIHLVVGPADTEIREHLHEIAVSNEKLFKGARKTLTGQYTNLFSKTLYKNNPNEELSHTEILEKTKRAFEKFIDNDLPKLEDVLIQNFKHTPKSRDSI, encoded by the coding sequence GTGGATAAAAATGAAGCTGCTTTACTAGAATTTTTGAAAGATATTGATGTTTTGCAAGAAGTTGAAAAATTTTCAAATCAATTTAATGTATTCGAAATTTTAGGAGTAGTGAATACAGAAATTCGCCATAGCAATATGCTAGCTTGGTTATTAAATCCCAAAGAGATACATGGACTGGATGAAAGTTTTATAAAAAAGCTAATTCAAATTTATATTAATTCCTTTTATAAGCCTGATTATCAGAAAAACACATTTAAATTACTATTAAGTAATTTTGAGGACGCTATTGTACTAAGAGAGTGGAATAATATAGATTTATTGGTTATTTCTGAACAAAATAAAACCGTAATTACTATTGAAAATAAAATATGGAGCAAAGAATCACAGCATCAACTTAAAAAGTATCAGCAAGTGATTGATCGAGAGTTTCCAGATTACGAAAAACTCTTTATATTTTTAACACCAAATGGTGATGAGGCTAGCGATATTGAAACTTGGCATCACATATCTTATAAAGATATAAGTGAAGGCATCAATGAAATATTAGTAAGCAAAGAAAATACACTTAACAAAGAAACATCAGACTTTATTAATCAGTATTTAAATATATTGAGGAGGTATATTTTGGGAGACGAAGAATTAGAAAAAATATGTAATGATATCTACTTTAAACACAAAAGAGCGTTAGATTTAATATTTGAATATAAACCAGACATTTTAAATGATATCTCTGAAATGCTACAAAAATTAATTGTAGAAAAAGAAACTCTCGTAGCAGATTATAGCAGTAAACGATTTATAAGGTTTACGACACAAGAACTTGATCAAAAAATCCCACTCAATGAAACAAGTAATAAATGGACGGCGAGTCGAAGAATGCTTTTGATTGAGGTGAAAAATATAGATAAAGCTACAAGCATACATTTAGTTGTAGGGCCTGCAGATACTGAAATTAGAGAGCATCTTCACGAGATAGCTGTATCGAATGAAAAGTTGTTTAAAGGAGCTAGAAAAACTTTGACTGGTCAATATACAAACCTTTTTTCGAAAACTTTATATAAGAATAATCCGAATGAAGAGTTGAGTCACACAGAAATTCTCGAAAAAACGAAACGTGCTTTCGAAAAATTCATTGACAATGATTTACCTAAATTAGAAGATGTACTAATCCAAAATTTTAAGCATACTCCTAAAAGTAGAGACTCTATTTAA
- the icaC gene encoding polysaccharide intercellular adhesin biosynthesis/export protein IcaC, whose amino-acid sequence MVKNKKTELIYFRAFICMLIILTHVFTELMRNIEGSDINQLKLIYYVQNMFIFGTPSFIILAQLLVTLNYKVLSIHYLWSRFKYIFIPYLTIGLFYCYTESLKLNSPFSHQFFENIILGKWYGYFIIVIMQFFILSYLLYKISYKIFNSKLILLLSLVIQVTFLHLLDNNKAFAHAFHSIYPLSDNTFILGWIFFFFLGGYIGLNYNRIVNFLNKYIFVVIGCAVISYLIFVVFKNHDYWYVTSYTDYLVLYHTFMFLLLLGACLQFKSFMFYSINLTSTFSFFIFLFHPMILSYVYEYTLVYKGKTILFIVLTLLFVLGLCVGVGVFLREFYIFRFVIGKQPYLTKFDLKENTSK is encoded by the coding sequence ATGGTTAAAAACAAAAAAACAGAACTTATATATTTTCGTGCCTTTATTTGTATGCTGATTATATTGACACATGTATTTACAGAACTGATGAGAAATATAGAAGGGTCAGATATCAACCAATTGAAACTTATCTATTATGTTCAAAATATGTTTATATTTGGGACGCCCTCATTTATTATTTTAGCTCAGTTACTCGTCACACTTAACTACAAAGTGTTATCTATCCATTATTTATGGTCGCGTTTCAAATATATTTTTATTCCCTATTTAACGATTGGTCTATTCTACTGTTATACCGAATCTTTAAAGTTAAATAGTCCGTTCAGTCATCAATTTTTTGAAAATATCATATTAGGGAAATGGTATGGTTATTTCATTATCGTTATTATGCAGTTTTTCATCTTGAGTTATTTGCTATATAAAATTTCGTATAAGATCTTTAATAGTAAACTTATATTGTTGTTATCACTCGTCATCCAAGTTACTTTCTTACATTTACTTGATAATAATAAAGCTTTTGCACATGCATTCCATTCTATTTATCCATTGAGTGATAATACTTTTATTCTAGGCTGGATTTTCTTCTTCTTTTTAGGAGGCTATATCGGCTTGAATTATAATAGAATTGTTAACTTTTTAAATAAGTATATCTTTGTAGTAATAGGTTGTGCAGTTATTTCATATCTTATATTTGTGGTATTTAAAAATCATGATTATTGGTATGTCACAAGTTATACAGATTATTTAGTACTCTATCATACGTTTATGTTTTTATTACTGCTAGGAGCTTGCTTGCAGTTTAAATCATTTATGTTTTATTCCATTAATTTAACAAGTACATTTTCATTTTTCATCTTTTTATTTCACCCTATGATTTTAAGTTACGTATATGAATACACCCTCGTGTATAAGGGGAAAACGATTCTCTTCATTGTATTAACACTGCTATTTGTTTTAGGGCTATGTGTAGGCGTAGGCGTTTTCTTACGAGAGTTTTATATCTTCCGATTTGTGATTGGAAAGCAGCCTTATCTTACAAAATTTGATTTAAAAGAAAATACGTCTAAGTAA
- the icaB gene encoding intercellular adhesin biosynthesis polysaccharide N-deacetylase: MIKKALLILIVAVLFISTNSLENSHETYAKEDISHYDENSALALNYHRVRNGGFFESFLNIFSNSKELSTYSLTKKEFEDQIKWLKSKNARFLTEEEVIKYKKEGKFPKRSVWISFDDMDQSIYKNAYPILKKYNIPATGFIITSKVGQKDFHNLNMATLKQLKDMHASGLWTFHSHTNNLHSIKNNVSQVIVTKDDKTLTADIKKSNQYLKKHFNSNTNSIAYPYGQINDNKIKAIKKAGIKYGYTLEEKPIRPNDDDYYIPRILISENTFHQVVQKWKGFKDG; the protein is encoded by the coding sequence TTGATTAAAAAAGCGCTACTCATTTTAATAGTTGCTGTATTATTTATAAGCACCAATTCTTTGGAAAACAGTCATGAAACATATGCTAAAGAAGATATATCACATTATGATGAAAATAGTGCACTTGCATTAAATTATCATAGAGTAAGAAATGGCGGTTTCTTCGAAAGCTTTCTAAATATTTTTTCGAATAGTAAAGAACTGTCGACTTATAGCCTTACAAAAAAGGAATTTGAAGATCAAATCAAGTGGTTGAAATCAAAAAATGCACGTTTTTTAACTGAAGAAGAAGTTATCAAATATAAAAAAGAAGGAAAATTTCCAAAAAGAAGTGTATGGATCAGCTTTGATGATATGGATCAATCTATCTATAAAAATGCCTATCCGATATTAAAAAAATACAACATCCCTGCTACAGGTTTTATCATCACTAGCAAAGTGGGTCAAAAAGACTTCCATAACTTGAATATGGCTACGTTAAAGCAACTTAAAGATATGCACGCTTCTGGGCTTTGGACATTTCACTCGCATACTAATAATCTTCATTCTATAAAAAATAATGTGTCTCAAGTAATTGTTACTAAAGATGATAAAACGTTAACTGCAGATATTAAAAAAAGTAATCAGTATTTAAAGAAACATTTCAACTCAAACACTAACTCAATTGCTTATCCTTATGGCCAAATTAATGATAATAAGATAAAAGCGATTAAAAAAGCAGGAATCAAATATGGATATACGCTAGAAGAAAAACCCATCAGACCTAATGATGACGATTATTATATTCCTCGTATTCTCATTAGTGAAAACACATTTCATCAAGTAGTCCAAAAATGGAAAGGTTTTAAAGATGGTTAA
- the icaD gene encoding intracellular adhesion protein IcaD, with the protein MDKSRQRQYKTVKSSLNFTREIFILLFTLVFWVYCCSALIVIGGSLLGIKSDSVLLLRAVLNIENSDLGNIFKLMGLFVVVIFFLLTYCLISQSIKKWREGAPLD; encoded by the coding sequence ATGGACAAGTCCAGACAGAGGCAATATAAAACGGTAAAATCTAGCTTAAACTTTACGCGTGAAATCTTTATTCTCCTATTCACTTTGGTATTTTGGGTTTATTGTTGTTCTGCATTGATAGTTATAGGAGGGTCGCTGCTCGGCATTAAAAGTGATAGTGTTCTTTTATTACGGGCTGTCTTAAATATAGAAAACTCTGACTTGGGTAATATCTTTAAATTAATGGGATTATTTGTGGTTGTCATTTTCTTCTTATTAACTTATTGTCTCATTTCACAGAGCATCAAAAAGTGGAGAGAAGGTGCTCCTCTTGATTAA
- the icaA gene encoding poly-beta-1,6 N-acetyl-D-glucosamine synthase IcaA, with protein MKIFSLLLTYPLFMSIYWIIGTIYYAVFKELRLKKLPNYENQTEGITFLIPCYNEEDTIEDTIKSILDLKFPLKEVIVINDGSSDNSEQVVMDLQKDLDFIFVNLKKNNGKANALNEGIKHANYNYIMGIDADTIVDDNAPYFMIESFKQDPKLAAVTGNPRIRNKSSILGKIQAIEYASMVGSIKRAQSIAGKINTISGVFTLFRKEAIQQVGGWDIDMITEDIAISWKFHLNDWRIKYEPRALCWMLVPETIGGLWKQRIRWAQGGQEVLIRDFKQSLKTFNLAQYLLLFEQIVSLVWVYSVVILLALSIINTDFLDISFLQYQFTIIILSALLLTFINTIQFAISLFIDSTYEKINIFTIIFLSWYPTLYWVLNALVAIFAFPKALKRKKGAYATWTSPDRGNIKR; from the coding sequence TTGAAAATATTTAGTTTGCTGCTGACTTATCCACTTTTCATGTCGATTTATTGGATTATTGGAACTATTTATTATGCCGTATTTAAAGAATTGAGACTTAAAAAATTGCCGAATTATGAAAACCAAACAGAAGGAATCACATTTTTGATTCCTTGCTACAACGAAGAAGACACAATTGAAGATACAATCAAAAGTATTTTAGATTTAAAATTTCCCTTAAAAGAAGTCATTGTAATTAACGATGGAAGCTCAGACAACTCTGAACAAGTTGTGATGGATTTGCAAAAAGATCTAGATTTTATCTTTGTTAATTTGAAAAAGAATAACGGTAAAGCAAATGCTTTGAACGAAGGTATTAAACACGCAAATTATAACTACATTATGGGAATTGATGCAGATACCATTGTCGATGATAACGCACCTTATTTTATGATTGAGTCCTTTAAGCAAGATCCAAAATTAGCTGCGGTAACAGGAAATCCAAGAATCAGAAACAAAAGTTCAATTCTAGGTAAGATTCAAGCGATTGAATACGCAAGTATGGTCGGCAGTATCAAACGCGCTCAGTCTATTGCCGGAAAAATCAACACAATTTCCGGAGTGTTTACTTTATTCAGAAAAGAAGCCATACAGCAGGTTGGTGGTTGGGATATAGATATGATCACAGAAGACATTGCGATTTCTTGGAAATTCCATTTGAATGATTGGCGTATCAAATATGAACCACGTGCACTTTGCTGGATGCTCGTGCCTGAAACAATCGGAGGTCTTTGGAAACAGCGTATTAGATGGGCTCAAGGTGGACAAGAAGTATTAATTAGAGACTTTAAACAATCATTAAAAACTTTCAACTTAGCACAATATTTGCTGCTATTTGAACAAATTGTATCTTTAGTATGGGTTTATTCAGTCGTGATATTACTCGCATTATCTATTATCAACACCGACTTTCTTGATATTTCTTTCTTACAGTATCAATTCACTATCATTATCCTTTCAGCTCTTTTGTTAACTTTTATCAATACGATTCAATTTGCTATCTCATTATTTATAGATAGTACTTATGAAAAAATAAATATCTTTACCATTATATTTTTAAGCTGGTATCCGACATTGTATTGGGTACTTAACGCTTTAGTTGCAATTTTCGCCTTTCCTAAAGCCTTAAAAAGAAAGAAAGGAGCTTATGCGACATGGACAAGTCCAGACAGAGGCAATATAAAACGGTAA
- a CDS encoding anion permease yields MKNTVKYRKFILPIVVGLVIWALTPFKPESLDTQAWYMFAIFVATIIACITQPMPIGAVSIIGFTIMVLVGIIDTKTAVQGFGNNSIWLIAMAFFISRGFVKTGLGRRIALQFVKLFGKKTLGLAYSLVGVDLILAPATPSNTARAGGIMFPIIKSLSESFGSKPDDGSERKMGAFLIFTEFQGNLITSAMFLTAMAGNPLAQNLAESTAHVHITWMNWFLAALVPGLVSLIVIPFIIYKIYPPTVKETPNAKSWADHELEKMGKISLAEKFMIGIFIIALALWVTGSFINIDATLTAFIALSLLLITGVLTWKDILNETGAWNTLVWFSVLVLMADQLNKLGFIPWLSKVIANSLGSFSWPIVLIILLIFYFYSHYLFASATAHVSAMYAALLGVAVAAGAPPLLSALMLGFFGNLLASTTHYSSGPAPILYASGYVTQKRWWTMNFVLGLVYFIIWIGLGSIWMKILGMM; encoded by the coding sequence ATGAAAAATACGGTAAAATATCGTAAGTTTATTTTACCAATTGTGGTAGGACTTGTTATTTGGGCACTTACCCCATTTAAGCCTGAATCTTTAGATACACAAGCTTGGTATATGTTTGCGATATTTGTTGCAACTATCATTGCATGTATCACACAGCCTATGCCAATTGGTGCAGTATCAATTATCGGTTTTACCATAATGGTACTTGTCGGAATAATTGATACTAAAACAGCTGTACAAGGATTCGGCAATAACAGCATTTGGTTGATTGCTATGGCTTTCTTCATTTCACGCGGATTTGTTAAAACAGGGTTAGGTCGACGTATTGCATTACAATTCGTTAAGCTCTTTGGTAAAAAGACCTTGGGGTTGGCCTACTCACTTGTAGGCGTTGACTTGATTTTAGCTCCCGCTACACCAAGTAACACAGCACGTGCTGGTGGAATTATGTTTCCTATAATCAAATCACTCTCTGAATCATTCGGATCTAAACCAGATGATGGTTCAGAACGTAAAATGGGGGCTTTCCTTATTTTTACGGAATTCCAAGGAAATTTAATTACATCAGCAATGTTCTTAACTGCAATGGCTGGAAACCCTTTAGCACAGAACCTTGCTGAAAGTACAGCTCATGTGCATATTACTTGGATGAACTGGTTTTTAGCAGCACTTGTTCCCGGTCTAGTTTCTTTAATTGTAATTCCATTTATCATTTACAAAATTTATCCACCGACTGTCAAAGAAACACCTAATGCGAAATCTTGGGCTGATCATGAATTAGAAAAAATGGGCAAAATATCATTAGCCGAAAAATTTATGATAGGCATATTCATCATCGCATTGGCACTTTGGGTTACAGGCAGTTTCATCAATATAGATGCGACATTAACAGCATTTATCGCTTTATCATTATTATTGATAACAGGTGTACTTACTTGGAAAGACATTTTAAATGAAACAGGTGCTTGGAATACATTAGTTTGGTTCTCAGTACTCGTATTAATGGCTGATCAATTAAACAAATTAGGTTTCATACCATGGTTAAGTAAAGTCATCGCAAATAGTTTAGGTAGCTTCAGCTGGCCGATTGTGTTGATTATCTTACTTATCTTCTATTTCTATTCTCATTATCTTTTCGCCAGCGCAACAGCCCATGTCAGTGCCATGTATGCTGCATTATTAGGTGTTGCTGTAGCAGCAGGAGCACCACCATTATTAAGTGCACTTATGTTAGGGTTCTTTGGTAACCTGCTTGCTTCTACTACACATTACAGTAGCGGTCCGGCTCCTATTCTATATGCGTCAGGATACGTTACTCAAAAACGTTGGTGGACTATGAATTTTGTTCTTGGACTTGTCTACTTTATTATTTGGATTGGTCTAGGTTCAATTTGGATGAAAATTTTAGGGATGATGTAA
- the fabG gene encoding 3-oxoacyl-ACP reductase FabG, producing the protein MFNLKGQVALVTGGASGIGRGISECLFEGGAKVIIGGISEEKGQQAAKELNGDFFKLDVRDTSQIQQVIDQVVEKYGKIDILVSNAGVYPQINIENLTEADWDYVQDVNLKGTFFVTQAVLKVMKQQQYGRVIVTSSVTGPNTGYPGWSHYGASKAGQLGFVRSAALEYAKYGITVNAIQPGNILTEGLEEQGDDYLEGVRKIIPTHKLGIPEDIGYAVVFFSSKEAEFITGQALIIDGGQVLPEEPSGIL; encoded by the coding sequence ATGTTTAACTTAAAAGGACAAGTAGCTTTAGTAACTGGTGGAGCTAGCGGAATAGGAAGAGGTATATCAGAGTGCCTATTTGAAGGGGGTGCTAAAGTAATTATTGGTGGTATTTCTGAAGAAAAAGGCCAACAAGCCGCTAAAGAACTGAACGGAGATTTTTTCAAATTAGATGTAAGAGATACTTCACAAATTCAACAAGTCATTGATCAAGTCGTTGAGAAATACGGGAAAATTGATATCTTAGTTTCTAATGCAGGCGTCTATCCGCAAATCAATATTGAAAATTTAACTGAAGCGGACTGGGACTACGTTCAAGATGTTAACCTAAAAGGTACCTTCTTTGTGACACAAGCAGTTCTCAAAGTCATGAAGCAACAACAATATGGTCGTGTCATTGTTACTTCTTCTGTTACAGGGCCAAATACAGGTTACCCTGGTTGGTCACATTATGGTGCTTCAAAAGCCGGGCAACTTGGTTTTGTTAGAAGTGCCGCTTTAGAATATGCTAAATATGGCATTACTGTAAATGCTATTCAACCTGGAAATATTCTGACTGAAGGGTTAGAAGAACAAGGAGACGATTATTTAGAAGGCGTTCGTAAAATTATACCTACTCACAAATTAGGTATACCTGAAGATATCGGTTATGCTGTTGTATTCTTCTCTTCTAAAGAAGCTGAATTTATTACAGGACAAGCATTAATTATCGATGGTGGCCAAGTCTTGCCTGAAGAACCAAGTGGTATCTTGTAA